Genomic window (Candidatus Aegiribacteria sp.):
CAATGACTAGACAATTACGCATTAAAATTCCGGGTGGGCTATACCACATCTATACTCGTGGTATCGACCGAAGAAACATTTTCAGAGACGACAGCGACAGGGGAAAATTTTTGGATATCCTGAAAAATAGTATCAGTGATTCAGACTGGAAGTGTTATGCCTACTGTCTCATGAACAATCACTACCATATCCTGATAGAATCTGCAGACGGAAACACTTCCCGTGGAATGCGTCAATTGAACGGTGTGTATGCCCAGTATTTCAACTGGAAGCATGACCGTGTAGGACCTCTCTTTCAGGGCAGATTCAGGGCTATACTTGTCGATCGGGAAAACTATTTTCTGGAACTATGCAGGTACATAGTATTAAACCCGGTAAGAGCTGGAACAGTATGTTCTCCCGAGGAGTATCACTGGAGCAGTTATAGAGTCACAGCAGGATTTGATAATATAAAAACCTGTATTGACAGAATGGCAGTACTTTCTCGATTCGCAGAGGAAAATGAATCTGAAATTTCTGCAAGAGCGGCATATTCACAGTTCGTGACCGAAGGCATTGAAAAGGATATTACTCTTGGCGAAATTAAGGGCAACCTTATTCTCGGGGACAGAGGATTCATTGAATCCGTGAAGGATGAAATTAAAAAGGAAAAGAATAACCTCGACTACCCCAAGTACCAGAGAACAGCATGCCGTCCTGATCTTGAGGAATTGCTTGACAATCTTACTGTCTCAATGAAAGAGACAAGGAACGCGGCTGTAAGGAAAGCATATAATGAATTCGGTTACACACAAAGTGATATTGCAGGATTCCTAGGTGTTCATAATTCAACAATCTATAGAATTGTAACAAATAAGTAATACATACTAATATTACAAATAAAGTGATAGAAATACTCAAATGCAAGACCTGACCCTATTGTTGAGAAAAAAAATATTTTGAACGCCAGGATTCACGACTTGACTCTATTTTGCTGAATGTTATCGTCGGGCAGAATCCTCCTTGAGGATTTCGCAGAAAACGCTTGATTCATCTACTTCTATGATCTCAGGATCGCACCCGACTCGTGAGCAGAGTAATCTCCAATCCTCAGGTGTGAATCGTCCAGCACGAAAACCATCCCTGCAGACTATTACACCATCCCCCGATTTATCGTAATCGATCGGTCCAATCAAGTCTGCCTCCGCCTGAGCCTGGAACCATGCGAGACGATGCCTCCAGAATCGATCAGAGTAGGTAGAGAACAGCATAATTCCTCGCGGACGAGTGACTCGAAGCGCCTCCCGAAGTAACGCCTCCTGGTTAACCCCAAAGGCACAGATACCGTTCTGGATACAGATAACTGCATCGAACCAGCCCGCAGAATATCGTAAATCAAGAGCATCCATGTTCAGGAACTCGCAGCGAGAGTTCACACCTGCAAGCTCTCGCGCCATCTCAAGGCTCTCTCCGGCGGGGTCAATTCCAACCACCCGTCGTACAGCCTCCGCAAGACGAAGTGCCACTCGACCGTACCCGCAGCCCAGCTCCAATACGACATCTGTAGACCGCATACGGGTCAGCACATGCTGGATTTCAGCCTCCAGGTACTGTCTGACGCGAGGTGTGGCCAGCTCGTAACAAAGTTCCAGGCGGCGACCGGATATTTTTTCAGTGTAGTAACCAGTCATGGCGAATCAGCCTTTTTCGCTTCTCTGATATTTATTGAAAAGACCTGACTCAGATATTTCAGCATTACAGGTAAGCCTGTCCGCTGAGGGAGCGGTACTGCACCGCTTCAGCGATGTGTTCTGTTCGTATGTCTTCCGAACCCGCGAGATCTGCAATCGTTCGTGAAACCTTCACTATCCGGTCGTAAGCCCTGGCTGAAAAACCGTACATTTCCATCGCGGATTTCAGGAGCTTGCTGACTTCACTGCTGAGATGGCAGTACTTCCTCACCATGGGAGAAGTCATTCCGGCGTTGCAGTACAGGCGGTCAACCTTTTCAAATCGATTGAACTGGATTTTCCCGGCTTCTATTACACGCTTCCTTATCGCAGGGGATTTCTCCCCTGTTGGGAGATTGGATGAAAGATCCCGGTATTTAACCGGAGCAACATCGATATGAATATCAATTCTGTCCATGAGCGGACCCGATATCTTCTGAAGGTATCTCTGTATCTGCGGGCCTGTGCAGTTGCAGGAATGCCCGGGGTCAGTGAAATATCCGCAGGGGCACGGGTTCATTGCGGCAACCAGAGTGAACCTTGCAGGAAAAGTCATCGACATGGATGCTCTTGTAATTGTTACTGTTCCGTCTTCCATAGGCTGTCTGAGAACCTCCAGAACATTCCTTCTGAATTCGGGCAGCTCATCCAGAAACAGTACTCCGTTATGAGCAAGACTCACCTCACCAGGACGGGGAATGGTGCCCCCTCCTATCAATCCAGCGTCAGAGACAGTATGGTGAGGTGATCTGAACGGGCGGGTTTCCAGAAGAGATCCACCGCTCCGTAGAAGTCCCGCAACACTGTGAATTTTAGTCGTTTCAATCGCCTCGTCAGGATGGAGAGAAGGGAGGATTGATGGAAGTCTTCTGGCGAGCATGGTTTTACCGGAACCAGGAGGACCAATCAGGAGAATGTTGTGCCCGCCCGCAGCGGCAACCTCCAAAGCTCTTTTTGCGAATTCCTGACCTCGAACATCGCTGAAGTCAGGTTCCTCTTTCCCACCGGTGTCAGAAGGCGCATGTGAATACGTAACAGGTTCTATTGTTGATTTATCTAACATAAAGTCAATTACATGATTGAGATCCTCGATTGGAAATACTTTCTGTCCGGAAACCACACCTGCTTCCGCTGAATTGGAGGCAGGTACGATAAGTCCTGAATGCCTTTCCTTTCTTGCTCTGTCAGCCATTGAGAGCACTCCGGGAACCGGACGCAGCGCTCCATCCAGAGCGAGTTCACCAACAAAAAAATAATCTTCAATAGTCTCTGCGGGAATTATGCCGGAGGCTGCGAGAACGCTGATCGCGATTGGAAGATCGAATCCGGGTCCTTCTTTTTTTCTTCCGGCAGGGGCCATATTGATAGTTATCTTTTTACCCGGAAGCCTGAAACCAAGATTGGCTATTGCAGCTGTAACTCGCTGTCGAGATTCACGAACAGCGCTGTCAGGCAGTCCTACAATTGTGAAGGTCGGCAGTCCCATGGACATATCAGCTTCGATTTCAACGGGATATGAATCAATTCCGAACACAGCAAGGCTTCTCGTATGAGCAAGCAAATAAACACCCCCTTTAAATGCTTCTTCTTAGAGTGTACGCATTAATGAAGTGAATTTCAAGGAGCAGATATCACTGGTTTCGAATCGGGTTCGGTCTACTTCCCCGCGATTGAACGGTTTCGCTCAGTCTATCAATGAATTCAGTGGAGAGATAAAATATGACCCATCCGTCAAATCCCATCTCCTCCGCAAGAGCCTCCTGGTGTTCAGTCTCCGATGAAGTGAGAGTTGAACTGGTCGAGGATGAACCTATTCCGCAACTGAGTGGCCTGCCTTCAGCTATTTCCATCTGCTGTTCGCCCCAGTATACAAACTCCGAATCGGATTCAGTGTAATTCATTGGAACCACAAAGTCCACAATTCCGCTGCGTAGCCATAAGTCCCACTCCTGGCTGAAGTACCGCATCTCCTGTTCGCGTGGTATTCCGGCCACGGAAAGCAGTACGATCCTGTTGATGCGGGAGAGGGAATCCCTCACAGCCTGCACAGCGTCGGTTATCATGAAGGCTCGCCACTGCATGAAACTGTCATGCAGTCTCCCCCCGCTGACGCAATGGGCCGGCCAGTCAATGGATCGGATTCCGGCAAACCTTCTGAAACGTTCACGGCATCCGTCGCAGAAACAGACTCGATTGCTTGAAAATCTTATATAGTCCAGATGTATTCCGGATACCGGATACTCTGCTGCCAGTTTCAGACACAACTGCGCCATAGCACTGACATTCTGCGGATCTGTAGGACAGAGCCAGTTCTCTACCGCTCCGTCACTGGAGATCTGAAATCTTCCGTCCAGCTCGAATCGATCTTGATCCTCCACCGAACACTTGCCTGTTTTCCACAGAACCACCCACGCATGAACATCAATCCCAAGGGGGTTGCAGGCGTCAAGACATTCCTGAAGGCCTTCCGTATCCGTTTCCGGCCCATAAGCAGCACAGTAGAAGACAGTGTCGTATCCGTTCAAGGACAGCAGCAGGGCGATCTCATCCCAATTCCCATTATTGCATTGCCAGGCGTTCCAGACACCTGTAATGGAGCACAGAACTGTAATGAAGAGGGAAAGGAAATGCATATATACCTCCGGGCTGTAAGATATGTTCAATTCCAGCATCGAACAACTGAGTAAGCGGAATGGCGCAGGCCAGCAACCGGGGTTCATCAAAGCCCCGGGATAAGACTGGTCCTTATTTAAAGTTCAATGTCGGGATAAGATTAAGGAGCTGTTATCGTCTCACTGCCGTCATCGGGCATTCTGTCTGAGCCGTCCATCGCATAGAACCAGTAACCTACCGTAACCGGAGCAACAGTAGGCATATTTTCCAGAACACTGAAAGGAAACTCAAGACGATAGTACACACCGCTGATAACTGGTATGCCGGTATACTTTAAATCATCATACAGACCGGGTGAAATTGCCGATTCCTTTGAAACAGTGAACTCCGTTGGATGGCAGCGAACCAGGAAATCCGCCTCCGGATCAGTATCCGTATTGAAGTAATAGTAAAATTCACTCAGGCACATGTCATCATAGAACTCAATTTCAGTATTTAAATCACCGCCGGAATAAGCCACGGTTGCATCTTTAAAATCCTTACAATCCTCTATTCCCGATTCATTTGGATCATCACAACCAATCATCATAAAAAGGATCAAAAGAACAGGAACACACTTTGTTAAGACAGGTTTCATTTTTCATCATCCTTTCGCTTACTGATTCCCGAAAAAGACCACTCACGAGGTATCTATTCTGTAATAAGTACCTCCTTATTCTGATTTATTTGCAGCATTGTAGAAGGAGACTAATTCATTGTGTGATATGTTGTCAAGTGTAATAACTCTGATTTTATGGTTTCCAATATCGACTCTACCTTGTTAAATGTAGGTATATTTAATCCTGGCAGCTGGAAGTATGGGATCCAGCGGTAAACTGCACGATGTGCTTAAGGAAGAAGCTGGAAAATCAAGTTTCCGGACCCAGTCCGGGAACCACATGCATTATTCAACCTGGTTTCCTATCGGCTGTTTGACATATGCACTCTTCCGGAATATTCTCTTAACGGTAATTCGATCAGCAACATATCGAAACATTGAATTTCAAAGGAAGCGTCATATTCTCATCGAGAAAATTCCCATGTGGATAGTAAGCCCCGAGGATCTGATCTTATCAAAACTCTGGTGGTCAAGGGACAGCCATTCAGAAGTGCAGATTGGTGATATACAAAACTTATTCGCTTCAGTTGGCGATCTTGATATTGCTTACATAGACAGATGGGTAGCGGAAATGGGTCTGCAGGATATTTACAGGATGGCAATATTCCGCTTAGTGATCTAAAAAAAGAATTGTTTCTGAGGTTCTACGGAAATGACATGGACAAAAAATCCAGAGAGAGAATAGCGTTCTATTTTTCCGGATGAACCTGGAATTGTAGAAAGACTCCGGACTCATGTACAAATCACTGGATATGAGGTCTAGAGCGGTTCGGGACGGAAAGCGTCCTCCAGGTAGGTGTCCATTCTGAATTCGGAAGACGTGCCGCGAACTACTGCAACATCGAATCTGATCTGATCCTGAGGATCGTGCTTCGCCAGATAGAAACCCGCCGCGTGGATTATTCTTGCCTGTTTTTTTGAATCGATCTTCTCAAGCGGCATTGTCGTGCTTCCATCACTGGCGAATTTAACTTCAACGAATGCAAGAATTCCATTACTTTTCGCGATGATATCGACTTCAGCTCTGCGGGTCCGGAAATTGCGGGCGACTACAGTCCATCCGCGGGCCTGTAACCATTCGCAGACAAAACCCTCAGCTCCCCTGGAAATATCACTCAAAATGCATCCGAATCTGTTTATCATATTTCATAGGAGCAAAAGACATTCTGTGAATCGGGGAAGGGCCGAGTTTCTCAATAGCCTTCATGTGCTCTCCGGATCCATACCCCTTGTTGGAAGCGAAACCGTACCCCGGAAATTCTCTGTCGGCTCTGATCATTATATCATCTCTGGTTACTTTTGCGATGATACTGGCGGCAGCTATGGACAGGCTCTTCGAGTCACCTTTTACGATGAATCTGGATTGCAGAGGAAGGTTCCTTATCGGCAGACCATCAACAAGATAGAGCGCGTCCTTTATATCAATAGCCTGAGCTGCTCTGTTAAAGGCCAGGCGGACAGATTCTGCCATTCCCACTTTATCTATTTCCGAATACTCTACAATTCCCGTGGAATATCCAATGGCAATTTCGATGATCAAAGGGAAAAGAGCCCTGCGCTTTTTATCGGACAGCTTCTTGCTGTCAGTTACTCCCAGCAGATACGCACCCCGCGGGAGGGATACGGCTGCAGCCACCAGGGGCCCGGCAAGAGGACCCCGGCCGGCTTCGTCCATCCCTATTAGAACAGGGTTATCCAGCCGGTAACTTTCATCGAACTCGAATAAAGGAGTATGGGTCAGGATTTCTTCCTGGAGCCGTACGTTTTCTTCTCTTTTATCCTGGCTGACTTACCTGTCTTGTCTCGCAGGTAAAAAAGCTTCGCTCTGCGCACTTTGCCGATTCGGGTCACTTCAATCCGCTCAATGAGGGGAGTGTTCAGAGGGAATATTCTTTCGACGCTCACTCCGCCCGAAATTTTCCTTACTGTAAAGGTTTCAGATGTTCCTCCGCCTCTGCGGGATATTACAACACCCTGGAAAACCTGTACACGAACTTTGTTACCCTCCACAACCTGAAAGTGCACTTTGACTGTATCCCCCGGTTTGAACTCCGGTAGATTCTCTTTGATATGTGATGCTTCAACACTCCGGATAATATCATCCATTTTTCTGCTCCTTCTGTCGATCTGCCAGTCTTATCGCCTGAACAAATCGTTCTTTTACACAGTCCCGGCTTTCCGGGTCAAGCAGGTCAGGACGCTGCTTGCCGGTAAGCTCCAGTGCTTTCTTGAATCTCCACTTCTCTATCTCAGCATGATTGCCTGAAATCAGAATATCGGGAACTTTCATGCCCCTGTATTCAGCTGGTCTGGTATACCTGGGATAATCAAGCAATCCCGTCGCAAAACTGTCCGATTGTGCGGATTCCATTCTGCCAAGCACCCCCGGAAGCCATCTGAAGACAGCTTCCATAAGAAACATGGCAGGGATCTCGCCACCGGAAACCACAGCATCGCCAACACTGATCTCATCTGTAACAGCGTGTTCCCTGAATCTCTGGTCAATTCCGCCATATCTGCCACAGAATATTATCATTTTTCCGCACTCAGCTAATTCCTGAGCAAGACCGTGATCCAGTTTTCTTCCCTGAGGAGTCATGAATACTATCCTGGAATTCTCTCTCCAGGGTATCTCCTCAAGTGTTTCAAACAGCGGTTCGGGTCTGAGGAGCATCCCTGCGCCACCCCCGAACTGATAATCGTCAACTGAACCTCGGCTGTCTACAGCCTTTTTTCGTATATCGAAAACCGTCAGTTCAACCCTGCCGGTTTCAATCGCTTTTCCAATTATTCCATGTTCCGTGAATGGAATAAACAGATCTGGAAACAGCGTTGCCACAGCTGTTTTCATACTGGAAACTCCATTCATTATGGAGACAGATCGTTCAGACCAACTGGAAGAACAAGCTCAATGATCTTATCCTTCCACCTGATATTTCCCTCATTCAGCACCAGTGCAAGTGGTACATGAAATCCTGTTTCCGTATCCTCAACAAGAAGAAGCGGGTTAGAATCTGATGGCTCAATATCCACAACCGGATATGTTTTGCCCTCTGACCGGATCTCCATGCCGATAAAACCGTAAAGAGGGAAGAACGAAAGCATCCTCTCCGCTTCATCTCGCTTTATGAAGATGGAGCAACCTTTGTACCTGTCAGCGTCCTCCCTGTTACGAATCTCCTTCAGAGTGAGATTAATCCGAGAGTCACTCCGAACAGTACAGCGGTTTACAGTCATGGAAATGTTCTCTTCCAGCAGGATTCCTGTTCCCGGAGGAATGACCGCATGACCGATCCCGGAAAAAATGCGAACTGCAAATCCACCCTTTAATCCGTGAGGTTTCTCCACATACCCGAGATATACAATATCACCGGGAGCCATCACCGAAATATCAGTCAATGATTCTTACTGTAGCCTTCTGCTCCAGTCGGGCAGCAGCTGATCTGATTATAAGTCTCATCGCTTTCGCTATTTTTCCCTCGCGGCCTATTACTCTTCCGAGATCGCTCTCCGCGACTCTCAATTCAAAGACAATTACGTCTTCTTCCATCGTCTCTTCTACAGAAACCGCCTCAGGATCTTCAACGAGCGTTCTGGCCATGATTTCGATAAGTTCTTTCATGAGGGTCCTCCAGTTCAGGTGGTTATTCAGACAGTAAATCGCACCAGTTATCCATTACGAGGTTCTGCTCTTCCCTTTTATTAGAACCACTTCCAGCGGTATACCTTCTTCACCACCGGAGTGCCTGGACCATTTACCCCAGGTGCCTGTGCGCTTAAGCAGGTTTCTGACCGTATCGGAGACCTGTGCTCCCCTATCCAGCCAGTGAAAAACCCTTTCCTCGTCTACTTTAACTTCCATTGGTTTGCGCAGGGGGTCGTAGTACCCGAAACTATCAAGAAATCTGCCATCTGTGGCTTTCCTTCTGTCAGCGGCTACAATTCTGTAGAATGGTTGACCTTTACATCCAATTCTTTTTAAGCGAATAATTACCAAGTTTCACCTCCAGATCAGCGGATTATGCCGGGTAGCTTGAATCTCCCGGATTTCATCTGCTTCATCATTTTCTTCATTGATCCGAATTCGCGCAGCAGTCTGTTTACATCATTCACTTTCGTACCGCTGCCCTGTGATATTCTCCTTCGTCTGTTTCCGTTGATTATCTCCGGATGAGTTCTTTCCTTTCTTGTCATTGAACTGATGATGGCTTCCATCTTCGTGAATTGAGAAGTGTCCAGATTCATACCTGCGGGTCTCATGCTCTTCGGAAGCATAGCCATCAGGTCACCAAGAGAACCCATCTTTCTTATGCGGCGTAGTTCTCCCGCGAAGTCCTCAAGCGTGAAGGAGTTGGAGATAAGCTTTTTCTCCAGCTTCTCAGCTTCTTTCATGTCCAATGTGCTCTGAGCTTTTTCCGCAAGACCAACCACATCACCCATACCAAGGATCCTTCCGGCCATTCGGGTCGGATCCATCGGTTCAAGGCCATCAACACCCTCTCCTACTCCAATGAACTTAATGGGTTTTCCGGTTACCGCCCTGAAAGATAACGCAGCACCTCCTCGTGAATCGCCATCCATCTTCGTTATCACGGAACCTGTAAATCCAATTCTTTCCTGGAATTCAACTGCAACGTTTACAGCATCCTGACCGGACAGACCATCAAGTACCAGCAATGTTTCAACAGCATTCGCAACTTCACTGATTTCCTCCAGTTCCTCCATCAGTTCATCGTTCACATGCAGCCTTCCTGCTGTATCCGCCACAACGATGTCGTAGCTGTTCATTCGTGCTTCATGCATTGCTTCCCGAAGAACTTCCACCGGATTCTTCGTGTCTCTCCTTGCGTAGAAACCGGCACCCGAGTCCTTCGCGATCTTTTCCAGCTGTTCAATAGCCGCGGGTCTCTGTAGATCACACGCTGCCAGAAGAGATCTCTTACCCTTTTTTTCCGCGAGCCAGTATGCCATTCTGCCTGCTGTAGTCGTTTTACCCGAACCCTGCAAACCAACAAGAAGATAGACTATTGGAGGTTTACCGGAAA
Coding sequences:
- a CDS encoding KH domain-containing protein; the protein is MKELIEIMARTLVEDPEAVSVEETMEEDVIVFELRVAESDLGRVIGREGKIAKAMRLIIRSAAARLEQKATVRIID
- the ffh gene encoding signal recognition particle protein, whose protein sequence is MFDRLTDSLSDAFRKLTSRGVINESNIRDAMRLVRRALLEADVNFKVAKQFVSTVSEKALGESVLKSLSPGQQVIKVVNEELIKLLGSERTSLEFSGKPPIVYLLVGLQGSGKTTTAGRMAYWLAEKKGKRSLLAACDLQRPAAIEQLEKIAKDSGAGFYARRDTKNPVEVLREAMHEARMNSYDIVVADTAGRLHVNDELMEELEEISEVANAVETLLVLDGLSGQDAVNVAVEFQERIGFTGSVITKMDGDSRGGAALSFRAVTGKPIKFIGVGEGVDGLEPMDPTRMAGRILGMGDVVGLAEKAQSTLDMKEAEKLEKKLISNSFTLEDFAGELRRIRKMGSLGDLMAMLPKSMRPAGMNLDTSQFTKMEAIISSMTRKERTHPEIINGNRRRRISQGSGTKVNDVNRLLREFGSMKKMMKQMKSGRFKLPGIIR
- the rpsP gene encoding 30S ribosomal protein S16; its protein translation is MRLKRIGCKGQPFYRIVAADRRKATDGRFLDSFGYYDPLRKPMEVKVDEERVFHWLDRGAQVSDTVRNLLKRTGTWGKWSRHSGGEEGIPLEVVLIKGKSRTS
- a CDS encoding ribonuclease HII, whose product is MDEAGRGPLAGPLVAAAVSLPRGAYLLGVTDSKKLSDKKRRALFPLIIEIAIGYSTGIVEYSEIDKVGMAESVRLAFNRAAQAIDIKDALYLVDGLPIRNLPLQSRFIVKGDSKSLSIAAASIIAKVTRDDIMIRADREFPGYGFASNKGYGSGEHMKAIEKLGPSPIHRMSFAPMKYDKQIRMHFE
- a CDS encoding YifB family Mg chelatase-like AAA ATPase; the protein is MLAHTRSLAVFGIDSYPVEIEADMSMGLPTFTIVGLPDSAVRESRQRVTAAIANLGFRLPGKKITINMAPAGRKKEGPGFDLPIAISVLAASGIIPAETIEDYFFVGELALDGALRPVPGVLSMADRARKERHSGLIVPASNSAEAGVVSGQKVFPIEDLNHVIDFMLDKSTIEPVTYSHAPSDTGGKEEPDFSDVRGQEFAKRALEVAAAGGHNILLIGPPGSGKTMLARRLPSILPSLHPDEAIETTKIHSVAGLLRSGGSLLETRPFRSPHHTVSDAGLIGGGTIPRPGEVSLAHNGVLFLDELPEFRRNVLEVLRQPMEDGTVTITRASMSMTFPARFTLVAAMNPCPCGYFTDPGHSCNCTGPQIQRYLQKISGPLMDRIDIHIDVAPVKYRDLSSNLPTGEKSPAIRKRVIEAGKIQFNRFEKVDRLYCNAGMTSPMVRKYCHLSSEVSKLLKSAMEMYGFSARAYDRIVKVSRTIADLAGSEDIRTEHIAEAVQYRSLSGQAYL
- the rplS gene encoding 50S ribosomal protein L19; amino-acid sequence: MDDIIRSVEASHIKENLPEFKPGDTVKVHFQVVEGNKVRVQVFQGVVISRRGGGTSETFTVRKISGGVSVERIFPLNTPLIERIEVTRIGKVRRAKLFYLRDKTGKSARIKEKKTYGSRKKS
- a CDS encoding class I SAM-dependent methyltransferase, producing MTGYYTEKISGRRLELCYELATPRVRQYLEAEIQHVLTRMRSTDVVLELGCGYGRVALRLAEAVRRVVGIDPAGESLEMARELAGVNSRCEFLNMDALDLRYSAGWFDAVICIQNGICAFGVNQEALLREALRVTRPRGIMLFSTYSDRFWRHRLAWFQAQAEADLIGPIDYDKSGDGVIVCRDGFRAGRFTPEDWRLLCSRVGCDPEIIEVDESSVFCEILKEDSARR
- a CDS encoding family 10 glycosylhydrolase, translated to MHFLSLFITVLCSITGVWNAWQCNNGNWDEIALLLSLNGYDTVFYCAAYGPETDTEGLQECLDACNPLGIDVHAWVVLWKTGKCSVEDQDRFELDGRFQISSDGAVENWLCPTDPQNVSAMAQLCLKLAAEYPVSGIHLDYIRFSSNRVCFCDGCRERFRRFAGIRSIDWPAHCVSGGRLHDSFMQWRAFMITDAVQAVRDSLSRINRIVLLSVAGIPREQEMRYFSQEWDLWLRSGIVDFVVPMNYTESDSEFVYWGEQQMEIAEGRPLSCGIGSSSTSSTLTSSETEHQEALAEEMGFDGWVIFYLSTEFIDRLSETVQSRGSRPNPIRNQ
- the trmD gene encoding tRNA (guanosine(37)-N1)-methyltransferase TrmD, with translation MKTAVATLFPDLFIPFTEHGIIGKAIETGRVELTVFDIRKKAVDSRGSVDDYQFGGGAGMLLRPEPLFETLEEIPWRENSRIVFMTPQGRKLDHGLAQELAECGKMIIFCGRYGGIDQRFREHAVTDEISVGDAVVSGGEIPAMFLMEAVFRWLPGVLGRMESAQSDSFATGLLDYPRYTRPAEYRGMKVPDILISGNHAEIEKWRFKKALELTGKQRPDLLDPESRDCVKERFVQAIRLADRQKEQKNG
- a CDS encoding YraN family protein, with product MSDISRGAEGFVCEWLQARGWTVVARNFRTRRAEVDIIAKSNGILAFVEVKFASDGSTTMPLEKIDSKKQARIIHAAGFYLAKHDPQDQIRFDVAVVRGTSSEFRMDTYLEDAFRPEPL
- a CDS encoding transposase, with translation MTRQLRIKIPGGLYHIYTRGIDRRNIFRDDSDRGKFLDILKNSISDSDWKCYAYCLMNNHYHILIESADGNTSRGMRQLNGVYAQYFNWKHDRVGPLFQGRFRAILVDRENYFLELCRYIVLNPVRAGTVCSPEEYHWSSYRVTAGFDNIKTCIDRMAVLSRFAEENESEISARAAYSQFVTEGIEKDITLGEIKGNLILGDRGFIESVKDEIKKEKNNLDYPKYQRTACRPDLEELLDNLTVSMKETRNAAVRKAYNEFGYTQSDIAGFLGVHNSTIYRIVTNK